Part of the Deinococcota bacterium genome is shown below.
TCGAGCTGAGCTCGAGCTCGAGCTCCTCCTCGCTGCGCCCCTCGGGCGACATGGCGCGGTGCTCTGGCTCGTCGTCTTGCCGCCTGAGCAACTCCAAGAGGCCGGGGAGGTCATGGTCGGTGAGGGAGCGGACGTTCATCGTTCACCATTCTAACGCATCTCCAGCGCATCGGGGCGAGGCTGCATCGCGCCTTCTGGTACACGCTCGGCTGGGTTGTGCGCTGCTCTGGTCGGAGGACCTGAACGCCGGACAAGACTAGCGGCGTCAGGGTAGCGAACCCCTTTGGGCTCAGTAGGCGCTCGGCGGGTCGTAGCGGCGCTGGATGGTGCGGGCGAGATGGTAGTACTCGAGCAGCCTTAGGGTAGCGGCGCGCCAGCCCCAGGGCTCCATATCGCGGCGGCCCTGCCTCCCGAACGCGTCGCGCAGCGCCCGGTTGAAGAGCAGCGCGCGAAGGTGCTCGCTCAGCTCGCCCAGGTCGCCGGGCGTGAACATGAGGCCGTTGTGGCCGTGGCGAATAACGTCGGGCAGGCCGCCCGCGCGGGCGCCGACGACGGGCACGCCCGAGGCGAACGCCTCCATCGCGCCGAAGCCCAGCGTTTCGGTGTCCGAGGGAAAGGCGAAGACGTCGGCGCTGGCGTAGGCCTGGGCGAGCTCCCGGCCGCTCAGGTAGCCGGTAAAGACGGTGTTGGTGTCCTTGAAGCGCTCTCGCAGGTGCGCCTCGGCCGGACCCGAACCCACCAAGGCCAGACGGACGCCGTCCAGTTGGGTGACGGGGGCGTAGAGCCAGTCGAGGCGCTTTTCATGGCTCAAGCGGCCGATGTAGACGAAGAGCGGCCGCTCGGGATTGCCGCCGCTCAGGCGCGCGCGCATCTCCGCTGACGCCATCGAGGGGTGATAGGTTTCGGTGTCCACGGCCTTGGGCCAGAGTCGCACCCGCTTGATGCCCAGGCCGCGCGCCGAGTTGACCATCGGCTGGCTGGTACAGAGGTTGACGTGGGCCTGGTTGTGCACGTCGCGCAAAAAGCTCCTCGAGATGGGCCTGAGGATGTGCAGGTTGAGGTGGGTGGCGTACTGAGTGATATCGGTGTGGTAGCTCGACAACAGCGGCAGGTTGCGCTGCTTGGTAATCGCCGTGCCCCAGAGCCCCAAGATGACCGGATTGACGATGTGGACGAGATCGGGCTTGAACTTGTCGAGCTCGCGGCCCAATCTAGGCCGGGGCATGCCCAGCATCAGCTCGGGATACCAGGGTTTGAAGGCGATACTGGGCACCGCCACCACCTTGTGGCCGGCGTAGCTCGCGGGAGGCTTGTGCGGCGCGAAGACGAGCGCCTCGTGGCCGAGGTCAGCCAAGTGCTCGAGCGTGCGCGTCAGCCGGGTGACGATGCCGTCTATTTTGGGCAGGAAGGTCTCGGTGAAGTAGGCGATGCGCATTAGGTATCGTCATCGGTCAGCCTGTCGGTAATCTCGTCCATCGTCGCCACTACGTCGTTGGCATCCAATCCAACCTGTACGGTTTGGGCATAGAGTTTACCTTCCAGTGTAGCGTACTCGTCGCTCGCCGGGTCGAGGCTCTTTAGCTTCGACAGCATGTCGAGATACATTTTGGCGTTGCCGGCGAGATGGTCGAGCAGCCACGCTTTGTGGTGCTCGAGGTCGGGGAGGTTGTCTACGGCTTGCTTCATCGTTTGCCTCCAGGAAGTTTGGCGCGCAGCTTATCGAGGGTGTTGAAGTGGTTTCGAACATCCTTTTCCCACTTGGCGATCGCGCGCTGGTCGGGATAGGTCTTCTCGAGCTCCTCCGCAATGAGCTTGAAATGTCTGTCGATGACCTCGAGTTCACCCTGTATTTTTTTGCGTAGACTTTTGTTCTTTCCCATAGGATCGGTTGCAGTGCCCTGGTATTGTCGGGCATTATGTCCAAAGCTATTAAACGACTGTCTCCAGGGACTGCTCGAGCCGCGCCGACGCTTCCCTCTGCTCCCTCGTCCAGAGTGAGGTGGAGGGGATTTTGCTGATGTCGCAGCGGTGGGCGTAGCGCCTCGCTACGTCGGTAACTTCTTGCATCAAGCCTTGGTTTAAGGTGATGGGCTTTAGGCCGAGCTTGAGAAAAAAGTCGTTTCTTACGTGGAGGTCGTTTTCGGCGGCTTCCTTGCGGGGGTTCTCGAGATGGGCCACCTCCACGCCGGTCATCTCCGAGACCATCTTGGCAAGGTCGCGGATGCGGTGCGTCTCGACCATCTGGTTGAAAATCTTGACGCGCTCGTTTTTCTGAGGCGGGTTTTCAAGCGCCAGCTCGATGCAGCGCACCGTGTCCTGGATGTGGATAAAGGCGCGCGTCTGACCGCCGGTGCCGTGGACGGTGAGGGGGTAGCCGATGGCCGCTTGCATGAGAAATCTGTTCAAGACGGTGCCGTAGTCGCCGTCGTAGTCGAAGCGGTTGATGAGGCGCTCGTCGAGCTTGGTCTCGGCGCTGTTGGTGCCCCAGACGATGCCCTGGTGCAAGTCGGTTATGCGCACGCCGTCGTTCTTGTTGTAGTAGGCGAAAAAGAGCTGGTCCTGGGTCTTGGTCATGTGGTAGACGCTGCCGGGATTGGCGGGATAGAGGATCTGCTGATGGGCGCGCTCGCCGCTTTCGGTCATGACCTCGATGTCCAGGTAACCTTCGGGGATCTTCATGCCCGCGCTGCCGTAGCCGTAAACGCCCATCGTGCCCAGGTGGACGAGGTGGATGTCCTGCCCCGACTCGACGATGGCGCAAAGGGTGTTGTGGGTGGCGTTTAGGTTGTTGTCGACGGTATAACGCTTGTGCCTGGGCGACTTCATCGAGTAGGGCGCGGCGCGCTGCTCGGCGAAGTGGACGACGGCGCCCGGCTCCTCCTCCTGGATAAGGTGCAAGAGGCCGTCGTAGTTCTGGGCGACGTCGAGATTGACGAAGCGTATCGCCTTGCCCGAGACCTCCCGCCAGGCCGCCAGCCGCGTGCCCATCGGCGCGATGGGGGTGAGCGACTCGGCCCCCAACTCGTTGTCGATGTTGCGCCTGCTGAGGTTGTCGACGATGACGACCTCATGGCCCAAGTTGGACAGGTGCAGCGAGGTCGGCCAGCCGCAAAAGCCGTCGCCGCCTAAGATCATTACCTTCATATTGCCTCCAGAGGCCTCGAGCCCCGCCATGAGCGTCGCGATGACCGCGACCTCGAGCGCCGTATGGGCCAAGTCTAGCAAACGGTTTCGGGAAGCTCCGTCTCCGCCGGGGTGGCCCCCGGTCGTATCCGCGCGCGGTGGCTACGGTAGGCTGAGCCGTGGCCGTCACCGTCCCCAACCTGCCCCCGGCGCTAGCCGGCGCCGCCTCCTACCACGAGTGGCTAAAGTCGCGCGAGGACTACCGGGGGCAGATCCGCGCCTACGCCTTTCTGCCGGGACGGCCCCAAGGACAGAGGCCGCGCTATGAGGGTGTGTACGCGCCCTACTTGGGGCGCCTTGGCATCGTCCCCTACCGCCACCAGGCCGAGGCGCTCGTCCGAGCCGAGGCGGGCGAAAACCTGGTGGTGGCGACGCCGACGGCCTCGGGCAAGTCGCTCGCCTACCAAATCCCGACCTTGCATACCTTGGACACGGGCGGCACCGTCCTCTACCTCTTCCCGACCAAGGCGCTCGCCCACGACCAGCTCGAGAAGCTCGCCGCGCTGGCCGCTGAGTTTGCGCTGGACGGCCTCGTCGCCTCCTACGACGGCGACACCGCCTCCTCTCGCCGCCGGGGCGTCCGCGCGGGAGCACGCTGCCTTCTCTCCAACCCCGACATGCTCCACTACGGCATCCTGCCGCACCATGCGGCTTGGGCGCGCTTTCTGGGCGTGCTCAGCTTTATCGTCGTGGACGAACTCCACTACTACCGCGGGGTGATGGGTACGCACGCGGCCAATATCTTGCGGCGCCTGTTGCGCCTCGCCCGGCACTACGGCGCCGCGCCGCAGGTCATCGCCGCCAGCGCCACCATCGGCAACCCGGCGGAGCACGCGGCCAACCTGACCGGGCTTCCCTTCGGCGCCGTCACCGAGGACTACGGCCCGCGCGCCGACCGCGAGTTCCTCTTCTGGCGGCCACCCGACCTGCCCGGCGACGGGAAGAGCGTACGGCGGCGCAGCCCCAACACCGAGGCAGCGGACCTAGCGGCGCGCTTCGTCAAGGCCGGACTCAAGAGCATCTTCTTCTGCAACTCGCGCAAGTCCGCCGAACTGCTCAGGCGCTACGCGGCGGGCCAGCTTTCAGAGGACGAGGCGGCGATGCTGTCGAGCTACCGCGCGGGCTACGACGCCGAGGACCGGCGGCGCATCGAGGCGGCCTTCAAGCGCGGCGACATCCGCGTCCTTACCGCCACCAGCGCGCTCGAGCTGGGCGTGGACGTAGGCGGGGTGGACGCGGTGGCGATGGTCGGCTACCCCGGCTCGATGACCGCCTTGTGGCAGCGCGCGGGCCGGGCGGGCCGCGGCGGCCGGCGCGCCCTCACCCTGCTCATCCCCGGCAACGACCCCTTGGACGAGTACTATTTGAACCACCCCGACCTCGTCACCGAGGGCCGGGCCGAGGGCGCCGTCGCCGACCCCTTCAACAGCGAACTCCACCCCCTGCACCTGGCCTGCGCGGCCTATGAAAAGCCACTGGCGTTGGACGAGGACCTGCTCGGCGAGGCCAACCGCGCTCGAGCGGCGAGGGGCGAGGCGGTGCCGCCGCTCACCCGCAGAGGAGAGAGGCTCGCCTACGTCGGCCCCTACCCCCACGCCCGGCTGAGCCTGCGCGGCTTGGGCGGCAGGCGTGTCGTGCTGAGAGACGGCTTCGGCAAGCGCCTGGGCGAGAGCGACCTGGCGGCCGCCCTGCGCGAGCTGCACCCCGGCGCGGTCTTTTTGCACCAGGGCGAGACCTACCTCGTGCGCAACCTGGACCTGGACGCGGGCGTCGCCGTGCTCTTGCCGCACCTGAGCGACTACTACACCCAGGCGCGCTCGGTCACCGACATCGAGATTCTGGAGAGGGAGGCGGTACGTTACGGCGTCCATGTCGGCCGGGTGCGGGTGACGACCGACGTGCTCTCCTATGTGCGCAAGCGCTACTTTAGCGAGGCGGTTTTGGACGAGACGCCGCTCGAGCTGCCCGAGCTGTCCTACCCCACCCAGGCGCTGTGGTTTGCCGTGACCGCGGTGGCGGGGGCGGTGCATCCGAGCCTCCTGCCCGCGGCGATTCACGCGCTCGAGCACACGCTCATCAGCCTCTTACCGGTCTTCGTGCTCTGCGAGCGGGCCGACGTGGGTGGGGTGTCTTATCCCATGTACCCGGCTACGGGCGAGCCGACGGTGTTTATCTACGACGGCTCGCCCGGCGGCGTCGGCTACAGCCGGGCGGGCGCCTCGGCCTTCGGCGACTGGCTTCTAGCGGCTCGAGACCTGTTGCGCGACTGCCCCTGTCAGGACGGCTGCCCCCGCTGCGTCCTCTCGCCCAAGTGCGGCAACGGCAACCAGTATTTGGACAAGGAGGCGGCGCTGATGCTGGCGGAGGCGCTCCTAGCGCGGCTCGAGCAGACTGCGCTCCCAAAGCTTCGGGCCTAGCGATGTTCATGACCGTGCTATCGTATCTGCTATGAAGACGGTATCGCTAACCGTATCGGAGGCGGATTATGAGGCGTTTCGGCGTGCGGCTCGAGATGAAAACAGACCGATAGCCCAGCTCATTCGTGAGGCGATGACGTTCTACCGCCAGGCGAAGTTGGAGGTGAGAACGCCGTTGAGTGACCTGCCCGTCTTGGTCGGCCATCGCGCCGTCACGGCGTTGCCGGAGCGTGCCGAGCTCTACGAGGAAGTATTTGCCGAGCGTGACTGAGCGCAGCTATCTCGGGCTGGATACCAACGTCCTCATCGAGGTTCAAAAAGCTCACCCCTCAGCTTAACCGCTTGTTAGAGTGAGCGCGTGGACGACGCCGAGCACATCCGCCGCCCTTTCGACGCCTACGGCGTGCGCGAGTGGGAGCGGCACGAGGCTAGGCCGCCCGACCGGGTGAGCGGCTGGCTTCACAAGCACTACCTGGCGCGCTTCGTGACGCCCGGCATGCACGTCCTCGAGCCCGGCGTTTTGGACGGCGGCACGCACATCGTCGCCGTGCTCAGGCGGCTCTAGGTGGCGCGCGTCGCGGCTCCGCTAGGCTTGGATGCCAGAAGCGCCCTTTGGGCGGGGGTCAGGGCCACCTCACCCCTGGTGCTCGGCATCATTCCCTTCGGGCTCATTTCCGGGGTGGCGGCCGTGGAGATCGGCCTGAACGCTGTGGAAGCCCTGGGCATGTCGGTCTTGGTCTTCGCGGGCTCGGCGCAACTGGCGGCGGTGCAGCTCCTGGGCGCGGGTGCCTCGGCGGCGGTAATCCTGCTGACCACGCTGGTCATCAACCTCCGCTTCGTGATGTACAGCGCCGCCCTGGCGCCGCACCTCAAGCGGCTCGAGCGGCCCTGGCGCTTCTCTCTGGCCTACCTGTTGACCGACCAGGCTTTTGCCCTGTCGGTGACACGCTTTACCGAAGATACCGGGGTCAGGCGGCGCTGGTTCTATCTTGGCGTATCGCTGCCGCTCTGGTTGGTGTGGCAAGCCGCGACGCTGGCGGGCGTTCTCGTGGGCGCCCAGTTGCCGGCGAGTCTGTCCTTGGGCTTCGCCATTCCCCTCACCTTTCTCGCCCTGACCTTTCCGGCCGTTCAGGACCGGCCCACTGCGGCGGCGGCCGTGAGCGCGGCGGCGGTGGCGGTGGCCGCGGCGAACCTGCCCTACAACCTGGGGCTCATCCTGGCGGCGGTGACGGGTGTGGCAGTCGGCCTCGTCCTCGAGGCGCGGCGGTGAGGTTCTGGCTCATCGTTCTCTTGATGGGCGTGCTCACCTTCTTGCTGCGCCTGTCGTTTTTGGAGCTGTTCGGCAAGGCTAGGGTGCCGGACGGCCTGGCCCGCGCCCTGCGCTTCGTGCCCGCGGCGGTCCTGCCCGCCCTGGTGGCGCCGGCCTTTGTTTACCGGGAGGGCGTGCTCGAGCTGTCGCTCGGCAACGAGCGTCTCCTGGCCGGCCTCATCGCCGCCCTGGTGGCCTGGCGCAGCAAGAGCATGCTCGCCACCATCATCGTGGGTATGCTGGCGCTATGGGCCTTGCAGCGGTTTTAGGAGCACGTTTGGGTTTGGGGCGCGTTTACAGCGGTTGCCGAAATGACTGAGGCTTCAACGAAGGACATCCATTTTTACTCGCTCTGCTCGCCCGCATGATCGAGGAACCTCAATCATGCGGTAAAACGCTCTAGGAGGCCTTGCTGGTTTGCTTTTCGAGCTCTGCGCCGGGCGCCTGGGGCGGGTAGTAGAAGTTGCAGCCGTCGATAAAGTCGGTGAGGATGCTCCTGACCGCCTCGCCGTCGGACTTTAGGGCCGCCTTGGTGAGCTCGGTGATGACCTCGTCTAGAATGGTCTCGTCGAACTCGAGCGGCTTGGAGACGAGGATCTGCTCGTGAGCGGTGGCCTGGTCCTTCTCCTCGGCGGTCATCAGCTCCTCGAAGAGCTTTTCGCCGGGGCGCATGCCGGTGAACTTGATGGGGATGTCCACCTCGGGCTCTAGGCCCGAGAGGCGGATGAGGTCATGCGCGAGGTTTAGGATCTTGACGGGCTCGCCCATCTCGAGGATGTAGACCTCGCCGTTTCGGCCCTGGCCGGCTGCCTGCAAGACGAGCTGGGTCGCCTCGGGGATGGTCATGAAGAAGCGCACCATGTCGGGGTGGGTGACCGTCACCGGGCCGCCGGCGATGATCTGCTTTTTGAAGACGGGAATCACGCTGCCGCGGCTGCCCAAGACGTTGCCGAAGCGCACCGACACGAAGACCTGGTTGCTCCTGGCCTTGTTCGAGGCGCTCTGCACCAGGTACTCCACCACCCGCTTGGACGCGCCCATCACCGAGGTAGGATTGACCGCCTTGTCGGTCGAGATGTTGACGAAGTGCGAAATGCCGTACTGCAGGGCCAGCTTGATCAGGTTCATGGAGCCGATGATGTTGTTGAAGACCGCCTCCTCGGGGTTGCCTTCCATCAGCGGCACGTGCTTGTGGGCGGCGGCGTGGAAGATGACCTCGGGCTGGTAGCGCCTGAACACGTAGTCGAGGCGGATCTTGTTCTGGATGGCGCCGATCACCGAGTGGTAAGGCACCTCCGGCCAGTTGCGGTCTAACTCGCGCTCGAGCTGGTAGATTGAGTTCTCGCCGTGGCCGAAGAGGATCAGGGCGCTCGGGTTGAAGCGGCAGATCTGCCGCACCAGCTCGGAGCCTATCGAGCCGCCCGCACCCGTGATCATCACCGTCTTGCCCTCGATGTAAGACGAGATGGCGGCGGTGTCCAGTTTGATGGGCTGGCGGTGCAGGAGGTCTTCGATCCTGACGTCGCGGATGCGGTTGACGCTCACCTGGCCGCTCAAGACCTCGTAGATGCCGGGAATGGTCCGCGACGGGACCTTGGCGGCCGCGGCCTGCGCCACGATGTTGCGGATCAGCTTGCCCTCGGCCGAGGGCATGGCGATGAGCACCTCGTCGACCTGGAATCTCTTGACCGTCTCCTGGAGGTCGGCAATGGTGCCGACGATGGGGATGGCCGCGATGCGCTGGCCAACCTTGCGGGGGTCGTCGTCCAAAAAGCCCACCGGCTTGAGCCCGGTCTTGGGGTGACGGAGCATCTCGCGGGCGATGAGCGTGCCGGCCTCACCCGCGCCTATGATCAAGACGCGGCTTCTGTCGGTAGTCTTGAGCTCGCGGCTCACGCTGCTCTCGTGCCAGTAGCGGGCGGCCGCCCGGAGGCTCACCAGCAAGAGCAGCGCGATGAGGCCGTCGAGCAGCGGAACCGAGCGGGGCACCCCGAGCGCGGGCCCGACAAAAAAGACCAAGCCGGCGGAGCCGGCGGTGACGGCAGCCACAGCCTGGAGCAGGGCCCTCAAGTCCCGGAAGGCGATCTTGTGCCAGGTCTGCCTGTGAAGGCCGAAGTAGAGGTGAGCAAGGAGCTTGAAACCCGCGAGGGCCGCCGTGATGAGCAGCATGGCCGAGAGGCTCTCCGCCGGGACGGCGCCGTCATGGCGAATCAAGAACGCGAGGGGCGTCGCCAGGGTCCAAGCGGCAATGTCGAGGAAGAATCTCGTCTGTCTCCTCATACGCTTCATGTAGTTATGCTCTTCATAGACGTCCCACCTTCGGTAAGGTTTCGTACCTGGGGCGATTATATACGGGGCTCACAAAAATCCATTCCGAAACCATCACACTACCGAAACCATCACGCTACCGAACGTCACGCTACCAAACCATCACGCTACCGTCACTTTACCGCAGCCTTGCGGGGGCAGCTTAAGCAAACATTAAGCGAATCCTAACTCCAAACCTCGAGTCCCTCTGTAAGAACGCCGAGGCTCGTCGGCGTTTGCCCTTTTGCGAGTATGCGCTCAGCCCACGGCTGGACCCTTGAGTCTGCTGCTGAGCCTGCTGCTCGCCTCGGAAGCGCTGGGCCGGCGGTCATCCATGAAAGCACGAGGCCTACCGCTCGCTCGCCTCGGCCGAACCCTCCCGGCTCTTGGCAAGCGTTTGCGCAAAGTAGGCGATGGTCTTGGTGAGGCCCTCCTCGAGCTTCACCCTGGGTTCCCAGCCGAGCGCCTCCTTGGCGAGGGTGATGTCCGGCCGGCGCTGCCTGGGGTCGTCTTGTGGCAGCGGCAAGAAGATCATT
Proteins encoded:
- a CDS encoding glycosyltransferase; this encodes MRIAYFTETFLPKIDGIVTRLTRTLEHLADLGHEALVFAPHKPPASYAGHKVVAVPSIAFKPWYPELMLGMPRPRLGRELDKFKPDLVHIVNPVILGLWGTAITKQRNLPLLSSYHTDITQYATHLNLHILRPISRSFLRDVHNQAHVNLCTSQPMVNSARGLGIKRVRLWPKAVDTETYHPSMASAEMRARLSGGNPERPLFVYIGRLSHEKRLDWLYAPVTQLDGVRLALVGSGPAEAHLRERFKDTNTVFTGYLSGRELAQAYASADVFAFPSDTETLGFGAMEAFASGVPVVGARAGGLPDVIRHGHNGLMFTPGDLGELSEHLRALLFNRALRDAFGRQGRRDMEPWGWRAATLRLLEYYHLARTIQRRYDPPSAY
- a CDS encoding polysaccharide biosynthesis protein, which encodes MKRMRRQTRFFLDIAAWTLATPLAFLIRHDGAVPAESLSAMLLITAALAGFKLLAHLYFGLHRQTWHKIAFRDLRALLQAVAAVTAGSAGLVFFVGPALGVPRSVPLLDGLIALLLLVSLRAAARYWHESSVSRELKTTDRSRVLIIGAGEAGTLIAREMLRHPKTGLKPVGFLDDDPRKVGQRIAAIPIVGTIADLQETVKRFQVDEVLIAMPSAEGKLIRNIVAQAAAAKVPSRTIPGIYEVLSGQVSVNRIRDVRIEDLLHRQPIKLDTAAISSYIEGKTVMITGAGGSIGSELVRQICRFNPSALILFGHGENSIYQLERELDRNWPEVPYHSVIGAIQNKIRLDYVFRRYQPEVIFHAAAHKHVPLMEGNPEEAVFNNIIGSMNLIKLALQYGISHFVNISTDKAVNPTSVMGASKRVVEYLVQSASNKARSNQVFVSVRFGNVLGSRGSVIPVFKKQIIAGGPVTVTHPDMVRFFMTIPEATQLVLQAAGQGRNGEVYILEMGEPVKILNLAHDLIRLSGLEPEVDIPIKFTGMRPGEKLFEELMTAEEKDQATAHEQILVSKPLEFDETILDEVITELTKAALKSDGEAVRSILTDFIDGCNFYYPPQAPGAELEKQTSKAS
- a CDS encoding AzlD domain-containing protein, with product MGVLTFLLRLSFLELFGKARVPDGLARALRFVPAAVLPALVAPAFVYREGVLELSLGNERLLAGLIAALVAWRSKSMLATIIVGMLALWALQRF
- a CDS encoding AzlC family ABC transporter permease encodes the protein MARVAAPLGLDARSALWAGVRATSPLVLGIIPFGLISGVAAVEIGLNAVEALGMSVLVFAGSAQLAAVQLLGAGASAAVILLTTLVINLRFVMYSAALAPHLKRLERPWRFSLAYLLTDQAFALSVTRFTEDTGVRRRWFYLGVSLPLWLVWQAATLAGVLVGAQLPASLSLGFAIPLTFLALTFPAVQDRPTAAAAVSAAAVAVAAANLPYNLGLILAAVTGVAVGLVLEARR
- a CDS encoding NAD-dependent epimerase/dehydratase family protein, which codes for MKVMILGGDGFCGWPTSLHLSNLGHEVVIVDNLSRRNIDNELGAESLTPIAPMGTRLAAWREVSGKAIRFVNLDVAQNYDGLLHLIQEEEPGAVVHFAEQRAAPYSMKSPRHKRYTVDNNLNATHNTLCAIVESGQDIHLVHLGTMGVYGYGSAGMKIPEGYLDIEVMTESGERAHQQILYPANPGSVYHMTKTQDQLFFAYYNKNDGVRITDLHQGIVWGTNSAETKLDERLINRFDYDGDYGTVLNRFLMQAAIGYPLTVHGTGGQTRAFIHIQDTVRCIELALENPPQKNERVKIFNQMVETHRIRDLAKMVSEMTGVEVAHLENPRKEAAENDLHVRNDFFLKLGLKPITLNQGLMQEVTDVARRYAHRCDISKIPSTSLWTREQREASARLEQSLETVV
- a CDS encoding DEAD/DEAH box helicase; the encoded protein is MAVTVPNLPPALAGAASYHEWLKSREDYRGQIRAYAFLPGRPQGQRPRYEGVYAPYLGRLGIVPYRHQAEALVRAEAGENLVVATPTASGKSLAYQIPTLHTLDTGGTVLYLFPTKALAHDQLEKLAALAAEFALDGLVASYDGDTASSRRRGVRAGARCLLSNPDMLHYGILPHHAAWARFLGVLSFIVVDELHYYRGVMGTHAANILRRLLRLARHYGAAPQVIAASATIGNPAEHAANLTGLPFGAVTEDYGPRADREFLFWRPPDLPGDGKSVRRRSPNTEAADLAARFVKAGLKSIFFCNSRKSAELLRRYAAGQLSEDEAAMLSSYRAGYDAEDRRRIEAAFKRGDIRVLTATSALELGVDVGGVDAVAMVGYPGSMTALWQRAGRAGRGGRRALTLLIPGNDPLDEYYLNHPDLVTEGRAEGAVADPFNSELHPLHLACAAYEKPLALDEDLLGEANRARAARGEAVPPLTRRGERLAYVGPYPHARLSLRGLGGRRVVLRDGFGKRLGESDLAAALRELHPGAVFLHQGETYLVRNLDLDAGVAVLLPHLSDYYTQARSVTDIEILEREAVRYGVHVGRVRVTTDVLSYVRKRYFSEAVLDETPLELPELSYPTQALWFAVTAVAGAVHPSLLPAAIHALEHTLISLLPVFVLCERADVGGVSYPMYPATGEPTVFIYDGSPGGVGYSRAGASAFGDWLLAARDLLRDCPCQDGCPRCVLSPKCGNGNQYLDKEAALMLAEALLARLEQTALPKLRA
- a CDS encoding ribbon-helix-helix protein, CopG family, with protein sequence MKTVSLTVSEADYEAFRRAARDENRPIAQLIREAMTFYRQAKLEVRTPLSDLPVLVGHRAVTALPERAELYEEVFAERD